A section of the Streptomyces sp. NBC_01591 genome encodes:
- a CDS encoding rhomboid-like protein, with protein sequence MHQRTDRAVHEEPFAAPLLDAIPRQSRTGRAAAQPPVRGARRWLRLLPAPTGTPFTFGYLLVLVATSLFMEYADPDTVAAVLRESSTDVAHLGETPFLVLAASALWVVGGLTSPHVFFFALVLTALERRIGGLRAAAVFVLGHVVATLATEIPVGLSVVAGHLPESSLHRLDYGISFGLMASVGALTGLFTPLLRVLVLGGMGVMLVLDLVRLSNPLTDWGHPLALLFGVACRPLLRRAGAVGEPVVRGVAPSRRAPRGTRPPAKVPGPR encoded by the coding sequence GTGCATCAGCGTACGGACAGGGCGGTCCACGAAGAACCCTTCGCGGCTCCGCTGCTCGACGCCATCCCGCGCCAGAGCCGCACGGGCCGTGCCGCGGCCCAGCCCCCGGTCCGTGGGGCCCGCCGATGGCTGCGGCTGCTGCCGGCACCCACTGGTACCCCGTTCACTTTTGGGTACCTGCTGGTGCTGGTCGCCACGTCCCTGTTCATGGAGTACGCCGATCCCGACACCGTCGCCGCCGTGCTGCGCGAGTCGAGCACGGACGTCGCGCACCTCGGCGAGACCCCGTTCCTCGTCCTGGCCGCCAGCGCCCTGTGGGTCGTCGGCGGGCTCACCTCCCCGCACGTCTTTTTCTTCGCTCTCGTACTGACCGCACTGGAGCGCCGCATCGGGGGCCTGCGGGCCGCCGCGGTGTTCGTGCTCGGTCATGTCGTGGCGACGCTCGCCACGGAGATCCCGGTCGGGCTCTCCGTGGTCGCCGGGCATCTGCCGGAGTCGTCGCTGCACCGCCTCGACTACGGCATCAGCTTCGGGCTGATGGCGAGCGTGGGCGCGCTCACCGGGCTGTTCACCCCGCTGCTGCGGGTGCTGGTGCTCGGCGGGATGGGCGTGATGCTGGTGCTCGATCTGGTCCGTCTGAGCAACCCGCTGACCGACTGGGGCCATCCACTGGCGCTGCTGTTCGGCGTGGCCTGCCGGCCGCTGCTGCGCCGGGCCGGTGCGGTCGGGGAACCGGTGGTCAGGGGCGTGGCGCCTTCTCGCCGTGCACCGCGAGGTACTCGGCCGCCAGCCAAGGTGCCAGGTCCTCGATGA
- the lon gene encoding endopeptidase La: MAIDSNAVTPLALPVLPLDDEVVLPGMVVPLDLSDTDVRAAVEAAQAAARDGGGKPEVLLVPRIDGMYTGTGVIGTVEQVGRLSDGDPGALIRGRGRVRIGAGTSGPGGALWVEGTRVDTIVPDPLPGAAAELVKEYKALATSWLKKRGAWQVVDRVQQIEDISALADNSGYSPFLTTAQKVQLLETADPVARLKLAIQWLGEHLAEQDVAESIAKDVQEGVDKQQREFLLRRQLDAVRKELSELNGDPEDESDDYRARVEAAELPEHVREAALKEVDKLERSSDQSPEGSWIRTWLDTVLELPWTERTEDAYDIRGAQRILDAEHAGLQDVKERITEYLAVRKRRSDRGLGIVGGRRGGAVLALVGPPGVGKTSLGESVAHAMGRKFVRVALGGVRDEAEIRGHRRTYVGALPGRIVRAIKEAGSMNPVVLLDEIDKVGSDFRGDPAAALLEVLDPAQNHTFRDHYLEVELDLSDVVFLATANVLEAIPEALLDRMELVRLDGYTEDEKVVIARDHLLPRQLERAGLEKDEVTLDESALRKLAGEYTREAGVRNLERAVARLLRKVAAQHELGDRELPFTVGDEDLRALIGRPHHVPESAQDPAERRTSVPGVATGLAVTGAGGDVLFVEASLADPETGASGLTLTGQLGDVMKESAQIALSFLQSHGAELELPVADLKDRGVHIHFPAGAVPKDGPSAGITMTTALASLLSGRLVRTDVAMTGEVSLTGRVLPIGGLKQKLLAAHRAGITTVVIPKRNEADLDDVPAEVLDTLEVHPVTDVRQVLEIALAPAGARTGERIPAAA; encoded by the coding sequence ATGGCTATCGATTCCAATGCGGTCACTCCGCTCGCCCTGCCCGTGCTGCCGCTCGACGACGAGGTCGTGCTGCCCGGGATGGTGGTGCCTCTGGACCTGTCCGACACCGATGTACGTGCCGCCGTGGAGGCCGCACAGGCCGCGGCCCGTGACGGCGGCGGCAAGCCCGAAGTGCTTCTGGTGCCGCGGATCGACGGTATGTACACCGGCACCGGTGTCATCGGCACCGTCGAGCAGGTCGGACGGCTTTCGGACGGGGATCCGGGCGCGCTCATCCGCGGCCGGGGCCGGGTGCGGATCGGGGCCGGGACCAGCGGGCCGGGTGGAGCGCTCTGGGTGGAGGGGACCCGGGTCGACACGATCGTCCCCGACCCTCTTCCCGGAGCCGCCGCCGAGCTGGTCAAGGAGTACAAGGCACTCGCCACCAGCTGGCTGAAGAAGCGCGGCGCCTGGCAGGTCGTGGACCGGGTCCAGCAGATCGAGGACATCTCCGCGCTCGCCGACAATTCCGGTTACTCGCCCTTCCTCACCACCGCCCAGAAGGTGCAGCTCCTGGAGACCGCCGACCCGGTCGCCCGGCTGAAGCTCGCCATCCAGTGGCTCGGCGAACACCTCGCCGAGCAGGACGTCGCCGAGTCCATCGCCAAGGACGTCCAGGAGGGCGTCGACAAGCAGCAGCGCGAATTCCTGCTGCGGCGCCAGCTCGACGCCGTGCGCAAGGAGCTCTCCGAGCTCAACGGCGACCCGGAGGACGAGTCCGACGACTACCGGGCGCGCGTCGAGGCCGCCGAGCTTCCCGAGCACGTCCGCGAGGCCGCGCTCAAGGAGGTCGACAAGCTGGAGCGCTCCTCCGACCAGAGCCCCGAGGGCTCCTGGATCAGGACCTGGCTCGACACCGTTCTCGAACTGCCGTGGACCGAGCGGACCGAGGACGCCTACGACATCCGGGGCGCCCAGCGGATCCTGGACGCCGAGCACGCGGGCCTGCAGGACGTGAAGGAGCGCATCACCGAGTACCTGGCCGTCCGCAAGCGGCGTTCCGACCGCGGCCTGGGGATCGTCGGCGGGCGGCGCGGCGGTGCCGTGCTGGCGCTGGTGGGGCCTCCGGGCGTGGGCAAGACCTCCCTCGGTGAATCCGTCGCGCACGCCATGGGCCGCAAGTTCGTCCGCGTCGCGCTCGGCGGTGTGCGCGACGAGGCGGAGATCCGGGGCCACCGGCGTACATACGTCGGCGCCCTGCCGGGCCGTATCGTCCGGGCCATCAAGGAGGCCGGTTCGATGAACCCGGTCGTCCTGCTCGACGAGATCGACAAGGTCGGCTCCGACTTCCGGGGCGACCCGGCGGCCGCCCTCCTCGAAGTCCTCGACCCGGCGCAGAACCACACCTTCCGCGACCACTACCTGGAGGTCGAGCTCGACCTCAGCGACGTTGTCTTCCTGGCGACGGCCAACGTGCTCGAAGCCATCCCGGAGGCCCTGCTCGACCGCATGGAGCTGGTCAGGCTCGACGGCTACACCGAGGACGAGAAGGTCGTCATCGCCCGGGACCACCTGCTCCCGCGTCAGCTGGAGCGGGCCGGCCTGGAGAAGGACGAGGTGACGCTCGACGAGTCCGCGCTGCGCAAGCTGGCCGGCGAGTACACCCGTGAAGCGGGCGTGCGGAACCTGGAACGGGCCGTCGCCCGGCTGCTCCGCAAGGTCGCCGCCCAGCACGAACTGGGCGACCGGGAGCTCCCGTTCACGGTCGGCGACGAGGACCTGCGCGCTCTGATCGGACGGCCGCACCACGTCCCCGAGTCCGCCCAGGACCCGGCCGAGCGCCGCACCTCGGTGCCCGGTGTGGCCACCGGACTCGCGGTGACCGGCGCGGGCGGCGACGTGCTGTTCGTGGAGGCGTCGCTGGCCGACCCGGAGACCGGGGCGTCCGGACTGACCCTCACCGGCCAGCTCGGCGACGTCATGAAGGAGTCCGCGCAGATCGCGCTGAGCTTCCTGCAGTCGCACGGCGCGGAGCTGGAGCTGCCGGTCGCGGACCTGAAGGACCGCGGCGTGCACATCCACTTCCCGGCGGGCGCGGTCCCGAAGGACGGCCCGAGCGCCGGAATCACCATGACGACGGCACTGGCCTCGCTGCTCTCCGGACGGCTGGTCCGTACGGACGTGGCGATGACCGGTGAGGTCTCGCTGACCGGACGGGTGCTGCCGATCGGCGGACTGAAGCAGAAACTGCTGGCCGCGCACCGCGCCGGAATCACCACCGTGGTGATCCCGAAGCGGAACGAGGCCGACCTGGACGACGTCCCCGCCGAGGTCCTGGACACGCTGGAGGTCCACCCGGTGACCGATGTCCGCCAGGTCCTGGAGATCGCCCTGGCCCCGGCCGGGGCCAGGACCGGGGAGAGGATCCCGGCCGCGGCGTGA
- a CDS encoding zf-HC2 domain-containing protein translates to MTRTGGDGMPHWHVSEELAGRYAAGSVTETDAWSVEKHVEACGGCAARISAAVRARPEAGAVLDGVRAGVLAAVAAEGAPARAPARGVRRRFPGVATRAARGRSPGAATRTGRLLWAAGPALRGPWLLALVLVAVGALALAYGAGADDAIRPLLLVVAPVLPLAGVALSYGRHADPMHEITAATPSGGLRLLLTRTAAVLAVSIPTLTLAGAVLPPSAGWPGAAAWLLPGLAMTLAALALGSYVGCRTGATSIAAAWAAAVVLPAFAASPPGAAEAAAAAARYFAGPAAQAGWAAGALVCAALLAVRRRSFDHLETL, encoded by the coding sequence ATGACCAGGACGGGAGGTGACGGCATGCCCCACTGGCACGTGAGCGAGGAGCTGGCCGGGCGGTACGCCGCCGGTTCGGTGACGGAGACGGACGCGTGGTCCGTGGAGAAGCACGTGGAGGCGTGCGGGGGATGTGCGGCACGGATCTCCGCGGCGGTACGGGCACGGCCGGAGGCCGGGGCGGTGCTGGACGGGGTGCGCGCGGGGGTGCTGGCCGCGGTGGCGGCGGAGGGGGCACCGGCGAGGGCGCCCGCCCGCGGCGTCCGGCGCCGCTTCCCGGGGGTCGCCACCCGGGCCGCCCGCGGCCGCTCCCCCGGGGCCGCCACCCGCACCGGGCGGTTGCTGTGGGCCGCCGGGCCCGCGCTGCGGGGTCCGTGGCTGCTGGCGCTGGTGCTGGTGGCCGTCGGGGCCCTCGCGCTGGCGTACGGGGCCGGGGCCGACGACGCCATCCGCCCGCTGCTCCTCGTCGTCGCGCCGGTGCTGCCGCTCGCCGGGGTCGCCCTCTCGTACGGCCGGCACGCGGACCCGATGCATGAGATCACCGCCGCCACCCCGTCCGGCGGGCTGCGGCTGCTGCTGACCAGAACCGCCGCGGTGCTCGCCGTGAGCATCCCGACGCTCACGCTCGCCGGGGCGGTGCTGCCCCCGTCCGCCGGGTGGCCCGGCGCGGCGGCATGGCTGCTGCCCGGACTCGCGATGACGCTGGCGGCGCTCGCCCTCGGCTCGTACGTCGGCTGCCGCACCGGGGCCACGTCCATCGCCGCGGCCTGGGCGGCCGCCGTCGTCCTGCCCGCCTTCGCCGCATCGCCCCCGGGGGCCGCCGAGGCGGCGGCCGCGGCCGCACGGTACTTCGCCGGGCCCGCCGCACAGGCCGGCTGGGCGGCGGGCGCGCTGGTGTGCGCCGCGCTGCTCGCCGTACGCCGTAGATCCTTCGACCATCTGGAGACGTTGTGA
- a CDS encoding spermidine synthase: MHHSDALAPVTLDRREGPYGEVVLRERGDDFEIIANGCFLMDTSDGRSERLLIDAALAALPAGRPAPSVLIGGLGVGFSLVRAAAEPRWGRIVVAEREQAIVDWHLEGPLAAISGAALADPRTGILTTDLVAYLNTTTDRYDALCLDIDNGPDWTVTEDNTSLYSPAGLADCRERLTPGGVLAVWSAQPSADFEQALRNAGFGGVRTEEVSVARGVPDVVHLALRTD; the protein is encoded by the coding sequence ATGCACCACTCCGACGCCCTCGCCCCCGTCACGCTCGACCGCCGCGAAGGCCCGTACGGCGAGGTCGTTCTGCGGGAGCGGGGGGACGATTTCGAGATCATCGCCAACGGGTGCTTCCTGATGGACACTTCGGACGGGCGCTCCGAGCGGCTGCTGATCGACGCGGCACTGGCCGCTCTGCCCGCCGGCCGGCCCGCCCCGTCCGTGCTCATCGGGGGTCTCGGCGTCGGTTTCTCGCTCGTCCGGGCCGCCGCCGAGCCGCGGTGGGGGCGGATCGTCGTGGCCGAGCGGGAGCAGGCGATCGTGGACTGGCATCTGGAGGGGCCGCTGGCCGCGATCTCCGGTGCGGCGCTCGCCGATCCGCGGACCGGGATCCTGACGACGGATCTCGTCGCGTACCTGAATACGACTACGGACCGTTACGACGCTCTGTGTCTGGACATCGACAACGGACCGGACTGGACCGTCACCGAGGACAACACGAGCCTGTACTCCCCCGCCGGTCTGGCGGACTGCCGGGAGCGGCTGACGCCGGGTGGCGTTCTCGCAGTATGGTCCGCACAGCCGTCCGCCGACTTCGAACAGGCCTTGCGGAATGCCGGATTCGGTGGGGTAAGAACCGAAGAGGTCAGTGTTGCCCGAGGTGTTCCCGACGTGGTCCATCTCGCACTTCGGACAGACTGA
- a CDS encoding nucleotidyltransferase, translating to MNDDSGDSGSRGLNHDGTIRREGSLSRVPAPFAPVVAAARSRITEAFDGTRLHSAYIYGSIPRGTALPGVSDLDLLLALHSAPTAADEAAVRAMEADLNASFGQIDGVGILLSAAATLTSELERHDLGFFLACLCTPLLGDDLAEQLPHYRPTPLLARETNGDLVLSLPRWRRRAAEAATDAERRSLSRGAARRIVRSGFTLVMPQWRGWTSDLAESAEVFARYYPDHPERIEQMRLAAHTGRNPSADPAVLATLIEDLAPWLAAEYLAVHGEKAPRP from the coding sequence ATGAACGACGACAGCGGCGACAGCGGCAGCCGAGGGCTGAACCACGACGGGACGATCCGGCGGGAGGGCTCGCTGAGCCGCGTGCCCGCTCCGTTCGCCCCCGTGGTGGCGGCGGCCCGGTCCCGGATCACCGAGGCGTTCGACGGCACACGGCTGCACAGCGCGTACATCTACGGCAGCATTCCGCGCGGCACGGCCCTTCCCGGTGTCTCCGATCTGGATCTGCTGCTGGCGCTGCACAGCGCGCCCACGGCCGCCGACGAAGCGGCGGTCCGTGCCATGGAGGCCGACCTGAACGCCTCGTTCGGCCAGATCGACGGCGTCGGCATCCTGCTGTCCGCTGCCGCCACCCTCACCAGCGAGCTCGAACGCCACGACCTCGGCTTCTTCCTCGCCTGTCTCTGCACCCCGCTGCTGGGCGACGACCTGGCCGAGCAGCTGCCGCACTACCGCCCGACCCCGCTGCTCGCCCGCGAGACCAACGGGGACCTGGTTCTCTCGCTGCCCCGCTGGCGGCGCAGGGCCGCCGAGGCGGCCACCGACGCCGAACGCCGCAGCCTCAGCCGCGGCGCCGCCCGCCGGATCGTCCGGTCCGGCTTCACCCTGGTCATGCCGCAGTGGCGCGGCTGGACCAGCGACCTGGCCGAGTCCGCCGAGGTGTTCGCCCGTTACTACCCGGACCACCCGGAGCGGATCGAGCAGATGAGGCTGGCCGCGCACACCGGCCGCAATCCCTCCGCCGACCCGGCCGTCCTCGCGACGCTCATCGAGGACCTGGCACCTTGGCTGGCGGCCGAGTACCTCGCGGTGCACGGCGAGAAGGCGCCACGCCCCTGA
- a CDS encoding polysaccharide deacetylase family protein: MKMKSIGTGLAATLVTVLTLTLSGCSMQTTAPASARGDAGSDSKGSFGPVDCRKAKCIALTFDAGPGEDTPHLLDILKEKKVHATFFLLGKNHVKKYPDTVRRLAAEGHEVANHTWTHEILTDRKPAEIRAELAKTQDAIAEITGKKPRLMRPPQGRTDDTVSDISKDLGLSQILWSTTAKDYSTTDSALIKKRTLEQADKDGIILLHDIYKGTVPAVPGIIDELKKRGYTFVTVPQLMAPAEPVPGTIYRP, from the coding sequence ATGAAGATGAAGTCGATCGGTACGGGGTTGGCCGCCACCCTTGTGACAGTGCTCACCCTGACGCTGAGCGGCTGCTCCATGCAGACCACCGCGCCCGCCTCGGCCCGCGGTGACGCGGGCTCCGACTCCAAGGGCTCCTTCGGCCCGGTGGACTGCCGCAAGGCGAAGTGCATAGCGCTGACCTTCGACGCGGGGCCGGGCGAGGACACCCCGCACCTGCTGGACATCCTCAAGGAGAAGAAGGTGCACGCGACCTTCTTCCTGCTGGGCAAGAACCACGTCAAGAAGTACCCGGACACCGTGCGCAGGCTGGCCGCCGAGGGGCACGAGGTGGCCAACCACACCTGGACCCACGAGATCCTGACGGACCGGAAGCCGGCCGAGATACGCGCCGAGCTGGCGAAGACGCAGGACGCGATAGCGGAGATAACCGGCAAGAAGCCGCGCCTGATGCGTCCGCCGCAGGGCCGCACCGACGACACCGTCTCGGACATCAGCAAAGACCTGGGGCTCTCCCAGATCCTGTGGAGCACCACCGCCAAGGACTACTCCACGACCGACTCGGCGCTGATCAAGAAGCGCACCCTGGAGCAGGCGGACAAGGACGGCATCATCCTGCTCCACGACATCTACAAGGGCACGGTGCCCGCGGTGCCGGGCATCATCGACGAACTGAAGAAGCGGGGCTACACCTTCGTCACCGTCCCGCAGCTGATGGCGCCCGCCGAGCCGGTCCCGGGGACCATCTACCGCCCCTGA
- a CDS encoding RNA polymerase sigma factor yields the protein MKLLRPSGEDPNDDDALLRAVAQGDTEALATLYDRHAGWLLARLSRRCADAETVWEVLQDTFVTVWRSAGSHRGARVGGWLWVIASRRLVDAQRVHARTDLAARAERTGSNEWAATAPSAEERVLAGLEYGDVGAALDRISPELREVLRATVIDGLTTRETARLLGIPEGTVKTRAMRARRELRAALELSAPQSGPLGGTA from the coding sequence GTGAAGCTGTTGCGCCCCTCGGGGGAGGACCCGAACGACGACGACGCCCTGCTGCGTGCCGTCGCGCAGGGGGATACGGAGGCCCTGGCGACGCTCTACGACCGGCACGCCGGCTGGCTGCTGGCCCGGCTGAGCAGGCGGTGCGCGGATGCCGAGACCGTATGGGAGGTCCTGCAGGACACCTTCGTGACGGTCTGGCGCTCCGCCGGTTCGCACCGCGGGGCCAGGGTCGGCGGCTGGCTCTGGGTGATCGCCTCGCGTCGGCTGGTGGACGCCCAGCGGGTCCATGCCCGTACCGATCTCGCCGCCCGGGCCGAGCGGACCGGAAGCAACGAGTGGGCCGCCACCGCGCCGTCCGCCGAGGAGCGGGTGCTCGCCGGGCTGGAGTACGGGGATGTGGGCGCCGCGCTCGACCGGATCTCGCCCGAGCTGCGGGAGGTCCTGCGCGCCACGGTCATCGACGGACTGACGACCCGCGAGACGGCCCGGCTCCTCGGCATACCCGAAGGCACGGTCAAGACCAGGGCGATGCGGGCCAGACGCGAGCTGCGCGCCGCACTGGAACTGTCGGCTCCGCAGTCCGGACCGCTGGGAGGAACGGCATGA
- a CDS encoding MarR family winged helix-turn-helix transcriptional regulator — MHGSESGSEPGATGGSGVDHAFLALERELAVFLRRARANSGEMAREVHPELEAAAYGLLVRLESAGQQRATDLAAYFGVGKATMSRQLRALEGLGLVAREPDPADGRAFLVRLTAEGLARYRSVRDARRERYVRKLDDWDRAEVAELARLLHHLNARAED; from the coding sequence GTGCACGGGAGCGAAAGCGGTAGTGAACCCGGCGCGACCGGGGGGAGTGGTGTGGACCACGCATTCCTTGCCCTGGAGCGGGAGTTGGCCGTCTTTCTGCGCCGGGCACGGGCCAATTCCGGGGAGATGGCGCGCGAGGTCCACCCGGAACTGGAGGCCGCCGCGTACGGACTTCTCGTCCGGCTGGAGTCGGCCGGGCAGCAGCGGGCCACCGATCTCGCAGCCTACTTCGGGGTGGGCAAGGCGACCATGAGCCGTCAACTGCGCGCTCTGGAGGGCCTCGGACTGGTGGCCCGTGAACCCGATCCGGCCGACGGACGGGCCTTCCTCGTCCGCCTCACTGCCGAGGGGCTGGCCCGCTACCGGAGTGTGCGCGACGCCCGCCGCGAGCGCTATGTCCGCAAGCTCGACGACTGGGACCGGGCCGAGGTGGCCGAACTGGCCCGGCTGCTGCATCACTTGAACGCCCGCGCCGAGGACTGA
- a CDS encoding response regulator transcription factor codes for MEQTHTTHNGVAATPGAQRRVLVVEDDATIVDAISARLRAEGFLVQTALDGPAAVDAAEAWQPDLMVLDIMLPGFDGLEVCRRVQAQRPVPVLMLTARDDETDMLVGLGVGADDYMTKPFSMRELAARVHVLLRRVERAALAAVTPRSGILRLGELEIDHAQRRVRVRADDVHLTPTEFDLLVCLANTPRAVLSREQLLAEVWDWADASGTRTVDSHIKALRRKIGAERIRTVHGVGYALETPAP; via the coding sequence ATGGAACAGACACACACCACCCACAACGGTGTCGCGGCCACCCCGGGCGCGCAGCGCCGGGTGCTGGTGGTCGAGGACGACGCCACGATCGTCGATGCCATTTCCGCCCGGCTGCGGGCCGAGGGCTTTCTGGTGCAGACCGCACTCGACGGCCCCGCGGCGGTGGACGCGGCCGAGGCGTGGCAGCCCGATCTGATGGTGCTCGACATCATGCTTCCCGGCTTCGACGGCCTGGAGGTCTGCCGCCGCGTGCAGGCCCAGCGGCCGGTGCCGGTGCTGATGCTGACCGCCAGGGACGACGAGACGGACATGCTGGTCGGTCTCGGGGTCGGCGCCGACGACTACATGACCAAACCGTTCTCGATGCGCGAGCTGGCGGCCCGGGTCCATGTCCTGCTGCGCCGGGTCGAGCGCGCGGCGCTGGCCGCGGTGACGCCGCGCAGCGGGATACTGCGCCTCGGCGAGCTGGAGATCGACCACGCGCAGCGCCGGGTCCGGGTGCGCGCCGACGACGTCCACCTCACGCCGACCGAGTTCGATCTGCTGGTCTGTCTGGCCAATACGCCGCGAGCGGTGCTCTCCCGGGAGCAGCTGCTGGCCGAGGTCTGGGACTGGGCGGACGCCTCCGGCACCCGTACGGTCGACAGCCACATCAAGGCACTGCGCCGGAAGATCGGCGCGGAGCGGATCCGTACCGTGCACGGTGTCGGCTACGCCCTGGAGACCCCGGCGCCATGA
- a CDS encoding ABC transporter ATP-binding protein, whose product MNGTEAVNTVEVRALTVRHRRTTALDAVDLDFAPGVHGLLGPNGAGKTSLIRVLATVAAPSGGRVELLGSEVGAGSDHRSRAAVRRRLGYLPQEFGHYPGFTVREFVSYVAWLKEMDASAVPAAVERAVDRVGLADRIDARVKTLSGGMVRRVGIAQAIVNDPDLLLLDEPTAGLDPEQRVEFRALIRELGRTTTVIVSTHLVEDVAAACTDVTLIEAGRIAYRGTTRELTELGGTADGGAERPDGNPIERGYTSALRAHRAAVANR is encoded by the coding sequence ATGAACGGCACCGAGGCCGTGAACACGGTCGAGGTCAGGGCACTGACCGTCCGGCACCGCAGGACGACCGCGCTGGACGCCGTCGATCTCGACTTCGCGCCCGGTGTGCACGGGCTGCTCGGACCGAACGGGGCGGGCAAGACCTCGCTGATCCGGGTGCTCGCCACCGTCGCCGCGCCCTCCGGCGGCCGGGTGGAGCTGCTCGGCAGCGAGGTCGGCGCCGGGTCGGACCACCGCAGCCGGGCGGCGGTCCGGCGCAGGCTCGGTTATCTGCCGCAGGAGTTCGGCCACTACCCGGGATTCACGGTCCGCGAGTTCGTCTCCTACGTGGCCTGGCTCAAGGAGATGGACGCGTCGGCGGTCCCGGCGGCCGTGGAACGCGCGGTCGACCGGGTGGGTCTGGCGGACCGGATCGACGCCCGGGTGAAGACCCTGTCGGGCGGCATGGTGCGGCGCGTCGGCATCGCCCAGGCGATCGTCAACGATCCGGACCTGCTGCTGCTCGACGAGCCGACCGCCGGTCTCGACCCGGAGCAGCGGGTCGAATTCCGGGCGCTGATACGGGAGCTGGGCCGCACCACCACCGTGATCGTCTCGACCCACCTGGTCGAGGACGTCGCCGCGGCCTGCACCGATGTCACGCTGATCGAAGCGGGCCGGATCGCGTACCGGGGTACGACGCGGGAGCTGACGGAGCTCGGCGGCACCGCGGACGGCGGAGCGGAGCGACCGGACGGCAACCCGATCGAGCGCGGCTACACCTCCGCGCTGCGGGCGCACCGGGCGGCGGTGGCGAACCGATGA
- a CDS encoding lysozyme yields the protein MPVLRSTSKTSRRSRFAAAGTLLAALSLLLTLPGAASAAGTHDAAAAAKKPARGTATMGMGVIAHDGQGGLPRDTRAVQTEGVDVSGHQGNVAWSTLWNSGVKWAYTKATEGTYYKNEYFAQQYNGSYNVGMIRGAYHFATPNTTSGATQANYFVDNGGGWSRDGKTLPGVLDIEWNPYGDQCFGKTAAGMVSWIRDFVNTYKARTGRDAVIYTATSWWKTCTGNNASFGATNPLWVARYASTVGELPAGWGFYTIWQYTSSGPTVGDHDRFNGALDRVQALANG from the coding sequence ATGCCGGTGCTCAGATCCACTTCCAAGACGTCCCGCCGCTCACGCTTCGCGGCGGCCGGAACCCTGCTCGCAGCCCTCTCGCTCCTCCTCACCCTGCCCGGCGCGGCGAGCGCCGCCGGCACTCATGACGCAGCGGCAGCCGCCAAGAAGCCCGCCCGCGGCACCGCCACGATGGGCATGGGCGTCATCGCCCATGACGGACAGGGCGGACTGCCGCGGGACACCCGCGCCGTCCAGACCGAAGGCGTGGACGTCTCCGGCCACCAGGGCAACGTCGCCTGGTCGACGCTCTGGAACAGCGGGGTGAAGTGGGCCTACACCAAGGCCACCGAGGGCACGTACTACAAGAACGAGTACTTCGCCCAGCAGTACAACGGCTCCTACAACGTGGGCATGATCCGGGGCGCGTACCACTTCGCCACCCCGAACACCACGAGCGGCGCCACCCAGGCCAACTACTTCGTGGACAACGGGGGCGGCTGGTCGCGGGACGGCAAGACGCTGCCCGGCGTGCTCGACATCGAGTGGAACCCGTACGGCGACCAGTGCTTCGGCAAGACCGCGGCCGGCATGGTCTCGTGGATCCGCGACTTCGTGAACACGTACAAGGCGCGCACCGGACGCGACGCGGTCATCTACACCGCGACCAGCTGGTGGAAGACCTGTACCGGCAACAACGCGAGCTTCGGCGCGACCAACCCGCTGTGGGTGGCCCGCTACGCCTCCACGGTCGGCGAGCTCCCGGCCGGCTGGGGCTTCTACACGATATGGCAGTACACCTCGTCCGGCCCCACCGTCGGCGACCACGACCGTTTCAACGGCGCCCTCGACCGCGTACAGGCCCTCGCCAACGGCTGA